A single genomic interval of Nocardioides nitrophenolicus harbors:
- a CDS encoding HPP family protein: MTRYSGGEVARGALGALLGIAVAGATARVVPGGPELLPFVVAPMGACAVLLFAVPASPLAQPWPVLGGNLVSTAIGLGAHWVVDDVLLAAALGVGSAIGAMMLLGCLHPPGGACALLAATATPAIHEQGALFVVTPVAVNALALLVIAVAVNNLSGRRYPHRPVAAPATSPAAAALGITTPDVEQAMKRLADRLDVLPGDIVSIVRDAETHALDRRLGSIPVSRIMNPDVAVVHPFESIYRARTLLVRRRVKTLPVVDDERRVVGVVSIIDLFTRDLVELESVDSIMRTDVTTIAADTPVADLVPVMTTEGYKNVPVVDEEGRLVGMITRGELIAVLHRALLGAT; this comes from the coding sequence GTGACGCGTTACAGCGGGGGCGAGGTGGCCCGAGGTGCGTTGGGGGCGCTGCTCGGCATCGCAGTCGCCGGGGCCACGGCGCGGGTGGTGCCGGGCGGTCCCGAACTGCTGCCGTTCGTCGTGGCGCCGATGGGGGCCTGCGCGGTGCTGCTGTTCGCGGTGCCGGCGAGTCCGCTCGCACAGCCCTGGCCCGTGCTCGGCGGCAACCTGGTCTCGACCGCGATCGGACTGGGGGCGCACTGGGTCGTCGACGACGTGCTGCTCGCCGCGGCGCTCGGGGTGGGGTCGGCGATCGGGGCGATGATGCTGTTGGGGTGCCTGCATCCGCCCGGCGGAGCGTGCGCGCTGCTGGCCGCCACCGCGACGCCGGCGATCCACGAGCAGGGGGCGTTGTTCGTCGTGACGCCGGTCGCGGTGAACGCGCTGGCGCTGCTGGTGATCGCGGTCGCGGTGAACAACCTGAGCGGGCGAAGGTACCCGCACCGGCCGGTCGCCGCCCCCGCGACCTCGCCCGCCGCCGCGGCCCTGGGCATCACGACGCCGGACGTGGAGCAGGCGATGAAGCGGCTCGCCGACCGGCTCGACGTACTGCCGGGAGACATCGTGTCGATCGTGCGGGACGCCGAGACACACGCCCTGGACCGGCGGCTGGGGTCGATCCCGGTGTCGCGGATCATGAACCCCGACGTCGCGGTGGTGCACCCGTTCGAGTCGATCTATCGGGCGCGGACCCTGCTCGTGCGGCGCCGGGTCAAGACCCTGCCGGTCGTCGACGACGAGCGGCGCGTCGTCGGCGTGGTGTCGATCATCGACCTGTTCACCCGTGACCTGGTGGAGCTGGAGTCGGTCGACTCGATCATGCGGACCGACGTCACCACGATCGCGGCCGACACCCCGGTCGCCGACCTGGTCCCGGTGATGACCACCGAGGGGTACAAGAACGTGCCGGTGGTCGACGAGGAGGGACGGCTGGTCGGCATGATCACGCGGGGCGAGCTGATCGCCGTCCTCCACCGGGCGCTCCTGGGCGCCACCTGA